The sequence CGTGGATATCGAGAACCAGGGAAATTGCCTGCGGGATCCCGATCCCGAAACCCTTCGCGCTAATTTGCGGATCTTCATCTCGGTCGTGGCCCGCTCAACGGGACGTGAGCCGATGCTTTATATGACGGCGTGGTTCCATTGGCGGTACTTCGGGTCCCATCCTCTGACAGCGCCACTTTGGATTCGCGCCCCGTATTGGAGGCCCTCGGAAGGATCGCCTTGGGCCATCTGGCAGTACGCCACGACCAGGATACCGGGTGCGGACGGTGCCGTTGATCTGAATGTCTTACGGGGAGGGGAGTCGACCTTGGCGGAGCTCCGATATGATCCGGCGCATCGGTATATTGCTCCAGCTCAAGGCCAATCCGGGTCGACCGCGGCGATAGGCGCATCCGCCCCGTAGGCGTAGAAGGCAGCATCCATCGGGCGCAGCGGCCTTCCGAAGGCTTTCTCCCAATGCCGCTTCGATCCTTCCAGATCGGCGAAGCCGTATTCGTCCGACAAGTCCCAACTGCCGAAGACGCGTCCCGATTTTTCCATCACCTTGGGATCGGCCGCCAGGGCCGCGACCGCGCGGCCGACGAAACAGGGGGATTCGGAGGCCAGGAAATGCGGATCCGTCTCCGCCCCTTTCCGCCAGTCTGCCTCGGTGACCCCGAAGCGCTCCAGCCCCGAAACCGTTGCCGTCGGTGATCTCGACGATGAGGCCCCCGCCCGTCCTGATCAGGAGCGGACCCGCATAGCGGCTGGCAATGAGGTGGGTGTGCACGGCGTTCGCCAACATGGGAAGGCCTTTGCCCATGTCCAGTTCCCAAAAAGGCTTCCCCCATTCCACCGCGTCCTCGCCGCCCCAGACATCGTTTACCAGGATGTCGAGACGGCCCCGCTCCCGCCGTACCCTGTCGAAGAGGGCTTCCGCCTGGGACGGATCCAGGAAATCGACCCGCGTCGCTATGCCTTCGCCGCCATGGGCGGAAACCATCTCCGCGGTCTCTTCGATCGTTTCCGGTCGGCCGGCGGCAGCGGTAGCGCGCGTGCTACGTCCCGCGCAGAATACGGAGGAGAACAGGAGCCATCATAATAGGGTTATGATAAAACTTCCGGTAGCCGGGAAATGGCAGCAGTGACATGCTGGGGCCCCCATTGTTTTCCCCAAGTTATCAACAAGTTATCACCATACGCACAGAGTGTGCGAGAACGATGAATTCAGTTTGACATCGGGGCTAATCGGGTGAAATGAAAGGGTTCCTTTGGAAAGGAGCCTCCCATTCACCCGTTCTGATCCCGTTCTTTGCTCGCATAGGCCCGGATTTCCTGCACGAATTCAATGCCGTACTTATCCCGCTTATTGTC comes from Fibrobacterota bacterium and encodes:
- a CDS encoding lysozyme, producing MKAQRILVTSITGLALVSCIPPGTRGIQGVDVSHHQGPMDWDVLSGHGVRFAYIKATEGTDWNDPAYRSHAEAARSRGLLVGAYHYFSFCSDPERQAMHFLASLDLRPGDMLPAVDIENQGNCLRDPDPETLRANLRIFISVVARSTGREPMLYMTAWFHWRYFGSHPLTAPLWIRAPYWRPSEGSPWAIWQYATTRIPGADGAVDLNVLRGGESTLAELRYDPAHRYIAPAQGQSGSTAAIGASAP